The sequence below is a genomic window from Candidatus Binatia bacterium.
GGCGCCAACAAGAGGCCTGCGCATGAACTCCCTCATGAGCGGCTACGGTTGACACGCCAGCGGGGCAGAGGCAAGAGAGCAAGAGACCGATGGCACAACTCACACAAGTGGAATTTCAACAAGCGATCGCCATGCTGGCGAATGAAATGGGACTGCAGCGTCTGCGCGATCGCTTTGTCCGGCTCAACGCATTAGTCACGCGGCGCAAGGTGGCTTCGCCACAGGCGCTGGCTGACCAGCTCTTCCTACTGTCGGCGGGCCTGCGGCGTCAGGTTCCCGCGACCTACGCCTTCCATGTAGTCTGGAGCGAGCAGCTTACCACCAAGGTCGGCGAGCAGGGCGAGAAGAACCTCGAGAAGATCGCCGAAGGCGTCAACGCCTGCCTCGGAGAGAACGAGGACATCCTGCCGGAGAAAGCCACCGATCTGGACGCCGCGCTGGCCGAGTACGAGCGAGCCCTGAGCACTGCCGTGGGACAGGAGATGGCGCGCATGGAAATGCTGCTCAAAGCGGTGCCGGCGGTCGCCGCGAAACTGCGGGCCGCGCCAGCACAATCGCAACAGCCCGCGCCCGAAGGCGCGCCGCAATAGCGAGAGAACGCCCTCACCCTGAGCCGCTCCCAGAGGGAGAGGGAACCGGGTACGTGCCGGTCCGCTGTTCATGAAACCTCTTTCCGATCTGCTGCGCGGCATTGCCGCCGAGGTGCTCTCGGGTAATCCCGACATTGCGGTGCGCGCCATTGCTTCCGACTCGCGCACCGTGCAGCCGGGCGATGTCTTCGTCTGTCTTCCCGGCTACCGCACCGAAGGTGGTGAGATGCGTGCCGATCGGCACGACTTCATCCCCATGGCTGTCGAGCGTGGGGCCACGGCGCTGGTCGTCGAGCGCACTGTCGTCCCCCCGCCCGGGGTGACGGTGCTCCAAGTAGCCGACTGCTGGGGTGCGATCGCCGCCATGGCCTGCGAATTCTTCGATCACCCGTCACGCGCACTCGTGATGATCGGCGTCACCGGCACCAGCGGCAAGACCTCGACGACGTATTTCATCGAATCGATGTTCCACGCCGCAGGCATTCCCACGGCGCGGCTCGGCACCATCGAGTATCGCTTTGGCGACACCGTCATCCCCGCCCAGCAAACGACGCCGGAAGCCCCCGAGTTACAACGCCTGCTGCGCCAGGCGGTGGACGGCGGATTCCAGGCGGTGGTGATGGAGGTGTCTTCGCATGCGCTCGAGTTGCGGCGCGCAGCGGGGGTCGCTTTCGACGTCGCCGTGTTCACCAACATCAGCCAGGACCATCTCAACTTCCATCCCGATATGCACCACTACCGGCGCGCCAAGGGCCGCTTGTTCGAAGAACTCGCCAGCGGCGGCAAGGCCGCCACCGCCATCGTCAATGCCGATGACGCCAGCAGTGCGTACATTATCGGGATCAATCGCGGCGCGCTGCTGACCTACGGCATTCGGCAGCCCGCGGACGTGCGCGGGCGCGACATCACCGTCAGCCTCCACGGCACGACGTTTCACGCAACCACACCGGCCGGCGAACTCACCGTGGAATTACCGCACGTCGGCGATTATCACGTGTACAACGCACTCGCCGCCATCGGTGTCGGCCTGGCCCTGCGGTTGGATCTGGCGGATGTGCGCTCCGGACTAGCCGGGACGCCGCCGATTCCTGGTCGATTCGAACTGGTGGAGTGCGGCCAGAGCTT
It includes:
- a CDS encoding UDP-N-acetylmuramoyl-L-alanyl-D-glutamate--2,6-diaminopimelate ligase, whose translation is MKPLSDLLRGIAAEVLSGNPDIAVRAIASDSRTVQPGDVFVCLPGYRTEGGEMRADRHDFIPMAVERGATALVVERTVVPPPGVTVLQVADCWGAIAAMACEFFDHPSRALVMIGVTGTSGKTSTTYFIESMFHAAGIPTARLGTIEYRFGDTVIPAQQTTPEAPELQRLLRQAVDGGFQAVVMEVSSHALELRRAAGVAFDVAVFTNISQDHLNFHPDMHHYRRAKGRLFEELASGGKAATAIVNADDASSAYIIGINRGALLTYGIRQPADVRGRDITVSLHGTTFHATTPAGELTVELPHVGDYHVYNALAAIGVGLALRLDLADVRSGLAGTPPIPGRFELVECGQSFTVAVDYAHKPDALERLLRGARALGPNRILTVFGCGGDRDRGKRPIMGRLATQLSDVVIVTSDNPRSENPEQIIAEIMAGVREVKGTAAPVRTEVDRARAIETAIQLAEPGDLVLIAGKGHETYQLFADHRVHFDDREQARQALARLNVAPR